The following DNA comes from Cytophagales bacterium.
GACACCTCAATGGCAGGATGATCGCTCAGCATCCCGTATTTAAAAGCATTAGTCAGTAATTCATTGAGGATCAAACTCAGAGGGATGGTCTGATTGACATCTACCTTCAGGTCTTCCAATTGCGTGTGAACTGGCACCAATCCTTTTCGCGGGTTGGCATAAACGCCACTCAGATAGTGACACAGGTTTTCCACGTAGCTGGCAAACTGAATGGAAATTTTCTGATCATCCCAATAGAGCTCCTTATGCAGCAAATTCATGGCATTGAGACGATTTTCACCTTCTTCTGCCAATGCCCGGGCTTCTTCGTTAGAAGTGTTTTTGGCGGCCAGGCTCAGGATGCTGGCCAGCACGGTAATGTTGTTTTCGATGCGGTGATGCTGCTCGCGCATGCGTAGCAAGACATTGTCTTTTTCTCTTTTGTTAGCACGGTATAATCGATACACCAGTAGTCCGACAATGATCAACAACAAGGCGATGATGAGCAACCCGATGATGGTCAGCCGCTGGACCAAAATGGATTGTTGGTTCACTTCTTCCCTCGCCAGAGATGCCTGTAGCTGCTCTTCTTTTTTCTCGGATTCATATTTGATCTCCAGGTCATTGATGGACCGGATCTTTTCTACATTGAGCAAGCTGTCATTGAGCACTAAGAGTTGCTCCAGCGCTTCAGACTTGTTTTGATAATCCGCCACCGCATCGTAGTACGCCACCCAAACCTCGTACGCTTCCTTGAGTTTTTCGAGGTAGCTGTATTGCAGGGCGATCTCTTCTCCTTTCTTCAAATTCTCTGGTACTTTCTGAAAGTCACCACTCCTTAGATAAGCACGCCCCAGGTTGATGTAATTGCTTGCCGTACTTCGGGTTTGATGCTTTTGTAGTTTGATATCCAGAGAACGATTGAGATACCAGATGGCTGAGTCGAATTGTTCCAGTTTGATATACACATCGCCGATGTTGTGGAGGTAACTTGCAAAATCCGGATTAAAATCGTACGCCTTCAAATAAGATATTAATGCCTCTTCGAATTGACTTTTACGATAGCAAAGTATACCAAGTTTGTTGTAAGCAGACGCTAATTTCATCGAGTCTTGAGATATGGAATAGTGTTCAATTAGTTCAACATATATGTCTTCAGCTTGATCGTAATTACCAATACGTTCCATAACGCTACCAATTCGGCTTTTTATATCTACCACTCTCGATGGCTCAAGCTCTTCGTAACCCCTGAGCGCTACGCGATAGTGTTTCAATGACTTCTGGTAATCGCCAATCTGTTTATTAACTATTCCTAGACCATCGTGGGCATAGTATGACAAGATATCTATTTCACCTATTGCTGGATTTATTATTACTTGTTTATAATGTCCGATGGCATCTAAATATTCACCCTTTCGAATCGCTATTTCACCTAATAAGATTTCTCTTTTTGCACTATTCTGAGGCGTTGAAACAAGAGGTAATAAAGCATTCGCTAAACTTTCAGCGCTATCTAAGCTACCAGAAACTTCTACATGATAGTAAGCATGGTGGTATAAGGAATCAAATGACTGAGCTCCCAAGTAGTTAGTCACAATCAAGAAAAATCCAATCAAGGTTCTATTCATATTGGGAAAGGTCAGAGTGATACCTAGCAGCTTATTTCCAAATAGACAATTTATCTACTGTTGCACAACAAATTAAATTCTCAATCGAGCTGGAAAT
Coding sequences within:
- a CDS encoding tetratricopeptide repeat protein encodes the protein MNRTLIGFFLIVTNYLGAQSFDSLYHHAYYHVEVSGSLDSAESLANALLPLVSTPQNSAKREILLGEIAIRKGEYLDAIGHYKQVIINPAIGEIDILSYYAHDGLGIVNKQIGDYQKSLKHYRVALRGYEELEPSRVVDIKSRIGSVMERIGNYDQAEDIYVELIEHYSISQDSMKLASAYNKLGILCYRKSQFEEALISYLKAYDFNPDFASYLHNIGDVYIKLEQFDSAIWYLNRSLDIKLQKHQTRSTASNYINLGRAYLRSGDFQKVPENLKKGEEIALQYSYLEKLKEAYEVWVAYYDAVADYQNKSEALEQLLVLNDSLLNVEKIRSINDLEIKYESEKKEEQLQASLAREEVNQQSILVQRLTIIGLLIIALLLIIVGLLVYRLYRANKREKDNVLLRMREQHHRIENNITVLASILSLAAKNTSNEEARALAEEGENRLNAMNLLHKELYWDDQKISIQFASYVENLCHYLSGVYANPRKGLVPVHTQLEDLKVDVNQTIPLSLILNELLTNAFKYGMLSDHPAIEVSLGQEGESIFLKVSDNGPGIMETQKDEPSFGMNLIETLVDQLRGKMTTESSESGTSISIYAPMKLA